One Oncorhynchus masou masou isolate Uvic2021 chromosome 27, UVic_Omas_1.1, whole genome shotgun sequence genomic window carries:
- the LOC135516227 gene encoding uncharacterized protein LOC135516227 isoform X1, which translates to MATKKLSEMDISLPLSSLCLLAPPLQLVSAAMWKVIKERDVMHYGTLEEFVTSTCETVPGLLTSRHQAKLALGLRARLILEVCHGLDPPDPAVILPQLDRIRALTPSSALKKDVKIETAVTNLHGLVEVLLRDPTERALFYMEEFPSEYGPQFDQELEKLLWEFLLRLNQLLPVPSLAQTVSWLTAAPPVLEECAKAASQPQLLRTLLQHQICLGHLDLAASLPPCMGDSILSSLSLPPSGRAQKSEQSGSKPAFVSTPNPQSLTPLTNHRQMQNSSLPIMPVIGGICNEDLPVMASANNRPRTCKEDVTIQSDSGEVEKKAESTARSKYTEVESEEDEEVIVVRRGRKRRSEEKDLTSDTDEETERDLRRDCLDQLGIAGLKVPEDQHLCSYITSCLLNQPRVLIPRLTSTDIIAHVRSQPHSPSCSNETPTAGRSPWGQNKRLTITVRRLPSTQQRKLNDSSLTLDVVLPASADKENCVLPSVRSPAIVPLPQMRSTEILTSPVTSDNDDVIGDSEDEATKNFKGRLFRKRYYRTKHDTYVPTLREFWKPSLARPAVSRQRTPMTHSIIQTYGKILSPSMGSKI; encoded by the exons ATGGCAACTAAGAAGTTATCTGAAATGG ACATCTCCCTCCCCTTATCTTCCTTATGCCTCCTAGCCCCTCCTCTCCAGCTGGTCTCTGCTGCCATGTGGAAGGTGATAAAGGAACGCGATGTGATGCATTATGGGACGCTGGAGGAGTTTGTGACATCAACCTGTGAGACGGTCCCTGGCTTGCTCACATCTAGACACCAGGCCAAGCTGGCTCTGGGGCTGAGAGCACGG CTGATCTTAGAAGTGTGTCATGGCCTGGACCCACCAGATCCAGCGGTTATCCTTCCCCAGCTGGACAGGATCCGTGCCCTCACTCCTTCCTCTGCACTG AAGAAGGATGTGAAGATTGAGACTGCAGTCACCAACttgcatggcctggtggaagTCCTCCTGAGAGACCCCACAGAGAGAGCACTGTTCTACATG GAGGAGTTTCCTTCAGAGTATGGCCCTCAGTTTGACCAGGAACTGGAGAAACTGCTGTGGGAGTTCCTGCTCAGACTGAACCAACTTCTCCCCGTGCCTAGCCTGGCTCAGACGGTGTCCTGGCTCACTGCTGCCCCTCCTGTCCTAGAGGAGTGTGCGAAGGCTGCCTCCCAACCACAGCTCCTAAGGACCCTGCTCCAGCACCAGATCTGCCTGGGTCACCTGGATTTGGCAG CTTCTCTTCCTCCCTGTATGGGCGACTCCATCCTCtcatccctatctctccctccctctggaaGAGCTCAGAAAAGCGAACAATCAGGATCTAAGCCTGCCTTTGTTTCCACCCCAAACCCTCAGTCTTTAACCCCATTGACCAATCACAGACAGATGCAAAACAGTTCATTGCCCATCATGCCTGTGATAGGTGGGATTTGCAACGAAGACCTGCCAGTCATGGCTTCAGCCAATAACAGGCCAAGAACTTGCAAGGAAGATGTTACTATCCAATCGGATTCAGGAGAAGTGGAGAAGAAAGCAGAGTCAACGGCAAGGTCAAAATATACTGAGGTGGAATCTGAAGAGGACGAGGAGGTGATAGTCgtgagaagagggaggaagaggaggagtgaagagaaGGATTTGACGAGTGATACAGATGAAGAGACTGAGAGGGACCTTCGAAGGGACTGTTTGGATCAGTTGGGGATTGCAGGCCTCAAGGTTCCGGAAGACCAGCACCTCTGCTCTTACATCACATCCTGTCTGCTTAACCAACCCAGAGTGCTCATCCCCCGACTGACTTCCACAGACATCATTGCACATGTGAGGTCACAACCTcacagtccttcctgcagcaacgagacaccaacaGCAGGTAGATCTCCATGGGGACAGAACAAGAGGCTGACGATAACTGTGCGGCGGCTTCCTTCGACCCAGCAACGGAAGTTGAATGACAGCTCGTTGACCCTCGATGTGGTGCTTCCAGCATCGGCTGACAAAGA GAACTGTGTGCTTCCTTCAGTTCGCTCTCCCGCCATTGTTCCTCTGCCTCAAATGAGAAGCACAG AAATACTGACCTCACCAGTAACCAGTGACAATGATGATGTCATAGGAGATTCAGAGGATGAAGCGACAAAGAATTTCAAAGGCAGG CTGTTTAGGAAGCGCTACTATAGGACCAAGCACGACACCTATGTACCCACCCTCAGGGAGTTCTGGAAGCCCAGCCTGGCCCGACCTGCTGTTTCCCGGCAACGGACACCGATGACACACTCAATAATTCAGACGTACGGCAAAATCCTTTCACCATCCATGGGGAGCAAAATATGA
- the LOC135516227 gene encoding uncharacterized protein LOC135516227 isoform X2, whose product MATKKLSEMAPPLQLVSAAMWKVIKERDVMHYGTLEEFVTSTCETVPGLLTSRHQAKLALGLRARLILEVCHGLDPPDPAVILPQLDRIRALTPSSALKKDVKIETAVTNLHGLVEVLLRDPTERALFYMEEFPSEYGPQFDQELEKLLWEFLLRLNQLLPVPSLAQTVSWLTAAPPVLEECAKAASQPQLLRTLLQHQICLGHLDLAASLPPCMGDSILSSLSLPPSGRAQKSEQSGSKPAFVSTPNPQSLTPLTNHRQMQNSSLPIMPVIGGICNEDLPVMASANNRPRTCKEDVTIQSDSGEVEKKAESTARSKYTEVESEEDEEVIVVRRGRKRRSEEKDLTSDTDEETERDLRRDCLDQLGIAGLKVPEDQHLCSYITSCLLNQPRVLIPRLTSTDIIAHVRSQPHSPSCSNETPTAGRSPWGQNKRLTITVRRLPSTQQRKLNDSSLTLDVVLPASADKENCVLPSVRSPAIVPLPQMRSTEILTSPVTSDNDDVIGDSEDEATKNFKGRLFRKRYYRTKHDTYVPTLREFWKPSLARPAVSRQRTPMTHSIIQTYGKILSPSMGSKI is encoded by the exons ATGGCAACTAAGAAGTTATCTGAAATGG CCCCTCCTCTCCAGCTGGTCTCTGCTGCCATGTGGAAGGTGATAAAGGAACGCGATGTGATGCATTATGGGACGCTGGAGGAGTTTGTGACATCAACCTGTGAGACGGTCCCTGGCTTGCTCACATCTAGACACCAGGCCAAGCTGGCTCTGGGGCTGAGAGCACGG CTGATCTTAGAAGTGTGTCATGGCCTGGACCCACCAGATCCAGCGGTTATCCTTCCCCAGCTGGACAGGATCCGTGCCCTCACTCCTTCCTCTGCACTG AAGAAGGATGTGAAGATTGAGACTGCAGTCACCAACttgcatggcctggtggaagTCCTCCTGAGAGACCCCACAGAGAGAGCACTGTTCTACATG GAGGAGTTTCCTTCAGAGTATGGCCCTCAGTTTGACCAGGAACTGGAGAAACTGCTGTGGGAGTTCCTGCTCAGACTGAACCAACTTCTCCCCGTGCCTAGCCTGGCTCAGACGGTGTCCTGGCTCACTGCTGCCCCTCCTGTCCTAGAGGAGTGTGCGAAGGCTGCCTCCCAACCACAGCTCCTAAGGACCCTGCTCCAGCACCAGATCTGCCTGGGTCACCTGGATTTGGCAG CTTCTCTTCCTCCCTGTATGGGCGACTCCATCCTCtcatccctatctctccctccctctggaaGAGCTCAGAAAAGCGAACAATCAGGATCTAAGCCTGCCTTTGTTTCCACCCCAAACCCTCAGTCTTTAACCCCATTGACCAATCACAGACAGATGCAAAACAGTTCATTGCCCATCATGCCTGTGATAGGTGGGATTTGCAACGAAGACCTGCCAGTCATGGCTTCAGCCAATAACAGGCCAAGAACTTGCAAGGAAGATGTTACTATCCAATCGGATTCAGGAGAAGTGGAGAAGAAAGCAGAGTCAACGGCAAGGTCAAAATATACTGAGGTGGAATCTGAAGAGGACGAGGAGGTGATAGTCgtgagaagagggaggaagaggaggagtgaagagaaGGATTTGACGAGTGATACAGATGAAGAGACTGAGAGGGACCTTCGAAGGGACTGTTTGGATCAGTTGGGGATTGCAGGCCTCAAGGTTCCGGAAGACCAGCACCTCTGCTCTTACATCACATCCTGTCTGCTTAACCAACCCAGAGTGCTCATCCCCCGACTGACTTCCACAGACATCATTGCACATGTGAGGTCACAACCTcacagtccttcctgcagcaacgagacaccaacaGCAGGTAGATCTCCATGGGGACAGAACAAGAGGCTGACGATAACTGTGCGGCGGCTTCCTTCGACCCAGCAACGGAAGTTGAATGACAGCTCGTTGACCCTCGATGTGGTGCTTCCAGCATCGGCTGACAAAGA GAACTGTGTGCTTCCTTCAGTTCGCTCTCCCGCCATTGTTCCTCTGCCTCAAATGAGAAGCACAG AAATACTGACCTCACCAGTAACCAGTGACAATGATGATGTCATAGGAGATTCAGAGGATGAAGCGACAAAGAATTTCAAAGGCAGG CTGTTTAGGAAGCGCTACTATAGGACCAAGCACGACACCTATGTACCCACCCTCAGGGAGTTCTGGAAGCCCAGCCTGGCCCGACCTGCTGTTTCCCGGCAACGGACACCGATGACACACTCAATAATTCAGACGTACGGCAAAATCCTTTCACCATCCATGGGGAGCAAAATATGA
- the LOC135516227 gene encoding uncharacterized protein LOC135516227 isoform X3, whose product MATKKLSEMDISLPLSSLCLLAPPLQLVSAAMWKVIKERDVMHYGTLEEFVTSTCETVPGLLTSRHQAKLALGLRARLILEVCHGLDPPDPAVILPQLDRIRALTPSSALKKDVKIETAVTNLHGLVEVLLRDPTERALFYMEEFPSEYGPQFDQELEKLLWEFLLRLNQLLPVPSLAQTVSWLTAAPPVLEECAKAASQPQLLRTLLQHQICLGHLDLAASLPPCMGDSILSSLSLPPSGRAQKSEQSGSKPAFVSTPNPQSLTPLTNHRQMQNSSLPIMPVIGGICNEDLPVMASANNRPRTCKEDVTIQSDSGEVEKKAESTARSKYTEVESEEDEEVIVVRRGRKRRSEEKDLTSDTDEETERDLRRDCLDQLGIAGLKVPEDQHLCSYITSCLLNQPRVLIPRLTSTDIIAHVRSQPHSPSCSNETPTAGRSPWGQNKRLTITVRRLPSTQQRKLNDSSLTLDVVLPASADKENCVLPSVRSPAIVPLPQMRSTEILTSPVTSDNDDVIGDSEDEATKNFKGREALL is encoded by the exons ATGGCAACTAAGAAGTTATCTGAAATGG ACATCTCCCTCCCCTTATCTTCCTTATGCCTCCTAGCCCCTCCTCTCCAGCTGGTCTCTGCTGCCATGTGGAAGGTGATAAAGGAACGCGATGTGATGCATTATGGGACGCTGGAGGAGTTTGTGACATCAACCTGTGAGACGGTCCCTGGCTTGCTCACATCTAGACACCAGGCCAAGCTGGCTCTGGGGCTGAGAGCACGG CTGATCTTAGAAGTGTGTCATGGCCTGGACCCACCAGATCCAGCGGTTATCCTTCCCCAGCTGGACAGGATCCGTGCCCTCACTCCTTCCTCTGCACTG AAGAAGGATGTGAAGATTGAGACTGCAGTCACCAACttgcatggcctggtggaagTCCTCCTGAGAGACCCCACAGAGAGAGCACTGTTCTACATG GAGGAGTTTCCTTCAGAGTATGGCCCTCAGTTTGACCAGGAACTGGAGAAACTGCTGTGGGAGTTCCTGCTCAGACTGAACCAACTTCTCCCCGTGCCTAGCCTGGCTCAGACGGTGTCCTGGCTCACTGCTGCCCCTCCTGTCCTAGAGGAGTGTGCGAAGGCTGCCTCCCAACCACAGCTCCTAAGGACCCTGCTCCAGCACCAGATCTGCCTGGGTCACCTGGATTTGGCAG CTTCTCTTCCTCCCTGTATGGGCGACTCCATCCTCtcatccctatctctccctccctctggaaGAGCTCAGAAAAGCGAACAATCAGGATCTAAGCCTGCCTTTGTTTCCACCCCAAACCCTCAGTCTTTAACCCCATTGACCAATCACAGACAGATGCAAAACAGTTCATTGCCCATCATGCCTGTGATAGGTGGGATTTGCAACGAAGACCTGCCAGTCATGGCTTCAGCCAATAACAGGCCAAGAACTTGCAAGGAAGATGTTACTATCCAATCGGATTCAGGAGAAGTGGAGAAGAAAGCAGAGTCAACGGCAAGGTCAAAATATACTGAGGTGGAATCTGAAGAGGACGAGGAGGTGATAGTCgtgagaagagggaggaagaggaggagtgaagagaaGGATTTGACGAGTGATACAGATGAAGAGACTGAGAGGGACCTTCGAAGGGACTGTTTGGATCAGTTGGGGATTGCAGGCCTCAAGGTTCCGGAAGACCAGCACCTCTGCTCTTACATCACATCCTGTCTGCTTAACCAACCCAGAGTGCTCATCCCCCGACTGACTTCCACAGACATCATTGCACATGTGAGGTCACAACCTcacagtccttcctgcagcaacgagacaccaacaGCAGGTAGATCTCCATGGGGACAGAACAAGAGGCTGACGATAACTGTGCGGCGGCTTCCTTCGACCCAGCAACGGAAGTTGAATGACAGCTCGTTGACCCTCGATGTGGTGCTTCCAGCATCGGCTGACAAAGA GAACTGTGTGCTTCCTTCAGTTCGCTCTCCCGCCATTGTTCCTCTGCCTCAAATGAGAAGCACAG AAATACTGACCTCACCAGTAACCAGTGACAATGATGATGTCATAGGAGATTCAGAGGATGAAGCGACAAAGAATTTCAAAGGCAGG GAAGCGCTACTATAG